One Crocosphaera sp. UHCC 0190 DNA window includes the following coding sequences:
- a CDS encoding TMEM14 family protein codes for MNLTVLAAFLYGIILLVGGIIGYAKAKSKPSLISGVVTGLLLISAAIIQLQNISWGLTLAQITTILLIVVFAIRFIKTRKWMPGGLMLILSVATLAILVSPA; via the coding sequence ATGAATTTAACCGTTTTAGCTGCTTTTTTATACGGAATTATTCTACTGGTTGGTGGTATCATTGGTTATGCCAAGGCTAAGAGCAAACCCTCTCTTATTTCTGGTGTAGTAACAGGTTTACTCTTAATCAGTGCTGCCATAATTCAATTACAAAACATTTCCTGGGGACTGACACTAGCACAAATAACAACCATTTTGCTGATAGTCGTCTTTGCCATCAGATTCATTAAAACCCGTAAATGGATGCCAGGGGGATTAATGTTAATCCTAAGTGTAGCAACATTGGCGATCCTGGTCAGTCCTGCCTAA